The following are from one region of the Meleagris gallopavo isolate NT-WF06-2002-E0010 breed Aviagen turkey brand Nicholas breeding stock chromosome 21, Turkey_5.1, whole genome shotgun sequence genome:
- the LOC100545187 gene encoding C-C motif chemokine 5, translating to MMTTVAVPFSILLIAALFPQTSSSPFGADTTVCCFSYSVRKLPQNHVKEYFYTSSKCPQPAVVFTTRKGRQVCANPDARWVKEYINFLELQ from the exons ATGATGACCACCGTAGCTGTGCCCTTCTCCATCCTCCTGATTGCTGCCCTCTTCCCTCAGACCTCTTCATCTCCAT ttgGGGCTGACACAACTGTGTGCTGCTTCAGCTATAGTGTACGGAAGCTGCCCCAGAATCATGTGAAGGAGTATTTCTACACCAGCAGCAAGTGCCCACAGCCAGCAGTTGT GTTCACCACCAGGAAGGGGAGGCAGGTCTGCGCAAACCCTGACGCCCGGTGGGTGAAGGAATACATCAACTTCCTGGAGCTGCAGTGA
- the LOC100545035 gene encoding C-C motif chemokine 4-like codes for MKLSAVVLALLLIASSCSRASSAPVGPDVPTCCTSYIKHKIPRNLIQSHYSASTSCSQPAIIFVTKKREVCANPSDPWVQSYLRSAKRD; via the exons ATGAAGCTCTCTGCAGTTGTTCTCGCTCTTCTCCTCATCGCATCCTCCTGCTCCCGAGCCTCCTCTGCCCCAG TGGGACCCGACGTCCCAACCTGCTGCACCTCTTACATAAAACACAAGATCCCACGGAACCTCATCCAGAGTCACTACAGCGCCAGCAccagctgctcacagccagcCATCAT CTTTGTCACAAAGAAGCGCGAAGTCTGCGCCAACCCCAGTGACCCCTGGGTACAGAGCTACCTGCGGAGCGCCAAGCGGGACTGA
- the LOC100544883 gene encoding C-C motif chemokine 4 homolog: MSQHHREKRPLSFTCTLQLLPPLPSDMKVSVAALAVLLIAICYQTSAAPVGSDPPTSCCFTFVSRQIPFNFVADYYETNSQCPHAGVVFITKKGREVCANPENDWVQDYMNKLELN; encoded by the exons ATGTCTCAGCATCACAGAGAAAAGAGACCTCTGAGCTTCACTTGCACTCTCCAGCTTCTGCCACCACTCCCATCTGACATGAAGGTCTCTGTGGCTGCCCTCGCTGTCCTCCTCATCGCCATCTGCTACCAGACCTCTGCTGCACCAG TGGGTTCCGACCCGCCGACCTCCTGCTGCTTCACCTTCGTCTCCCGGCAGATTCCCTTCAACTTTGTGGCAGATTACTACGAGACCAACAGCCAGTGCCCTCATGCTGGTGTTGT gtTCATCACCAAGAAGGGCCGTGAGGTCTGTGCCAACCCTGAGAACGACTGGGTGCAGGACTACATgaacaagctggaactgaactGA
- the LOC100547805 gene encoding E3 ubiquitin-protein ligase TRIM39-like, which yields CRRSSLRPNRQLANIVESIRQLGLRGGVGTGTGTGTGTPLCPLHDERLKLFCEVDEQPICVVCRESQQHRSHTVYPIEEAAQVYKVKLQKSLEQLSKEVEDMKKRESEAKMKTQECKQELSATQEVLPGFFQTLPTPTPGCCHVFAGLPKQSYPEPGMQEKVKRKRETIVCEFGKLHQLLADEEKLLLQKLEEEETQILVMISENLARVTEQKCLLVELILEIKEKMQQPVEGLLKDMRCILNRCETMKFQAPKPVSVNLKEDYSIPERCMGMRHMLRKFKVDVTLDPETAHHELVLSEDRKSVRRGSRKLFLLLFDSPKRFSCVPVVLGLQAFFSGRSYWEVQVGDKPEWGLGLCKEAACRKGSIVFSPQNGYWVLRLQNGGYEALTCPVSCLTPSVRPRCIGIFLDYEAGEISFYNVSDRSHLYTFTDKFSGKLRPFFYLGSLMGGKNAEPLVISWMRDTQGTSCVVL from the exons TGCCGCCGCAGCAGCCTGCGGCCCAACCGGCAGCTGGCCAACATCGTGGAGAGCATCCGACAGCTGGGGCTGCGGGGCGGCGTGGGGACGGGAACGGGGACGGGGACTGGGACCCCGCTTTGCCCCCTGCATGACGAGCGCCTCAAGCTGTTCTGCGAGGTGGACGAGCAGCCCATCTGCGTGGTGTGCCGGGAGTCCCAGCAGCACCGCTCGCACACCGTCTATCCCATCGAGGAGGCTGCGCAGGTGTACAAG gTCAAACTCCAAAAATCGCTGGAGCAACTTTCCAAGGAAGTGGAGGATATGAAGAAGCGTGAGTCAGAGGCAAAGATGAAAACCCAGGAGTGCAAG CAAGAACTCTCAGCGACCCAGGAAGTCCTGCCTGGTTTCTTCCAGACCCTACCCACCCCCACCCCTGGGTGCTGTCATGTTTTCGCAGGATTGCCAAAGCAGAGCTACCCTGAGCCTGGCATGCAG gagaaagtgaagagaaagcGGGAGACAATTGTGTGTGAGTTTGGGAAGCTGCATCAGCTGCTAGCTGATgaggagaagctgctgcttcagaagctggaggaggaggagacacAGATTCTGGTGATGATCTCTGAAAATCTGGCCAGGGTGACAGAGCAGAAGTGCTTGCTGGTTGAGCTGATCCTGGAGATAAAGGAGAAGATGCAGCAGCCAGTCGAGGGGCTACTCAAG gaCATGAGATGCATCCTGAACAG GTGTGAAACGATGAAGTTTCAGGCCCCCAAACCTGTGTCTGTGAACTTGAAAGAGGACTACAGCATCCCAGAGCGCTGCATGGGTATGAGACACATGCTGAGGAAGTTCAAAG TGGATGTGACTCTGGACCCTGAGACGGCTCACCATGAGCTCGTCCTGTCTGAGGACCGCAAGAGTGTGCGGCGTGGGAGCAGGAAGCTGTTCCTGTTGTTATTTGACAGCCCCAAGAGGTTCAGCTGTGTTCCagtggtgctggggctgcaggccTTCTTCTCGGGCCGCAGCTACTGGGAGGTGCAGGTGGGAGACAAGCCGGAGTGGGGCCTGGGGCTGTGCAAGGAGGCTGCCTGCCGGAAAGGAAGCATCGTCTTCTCCCCCCAAAATGGCTACTGGGTGCTGCGGCTGCAGAACGGTGGCTACGAGGCCCTTACCTGCCCTGTCTCCTGTCTGACCCCGAGTGTCAGGCCCCGGTGCATTGGCATCTTCCTGGACTATGAGGCAGGAGAAATCTCTTTTTACAACGTGTCCGACCGCTCCCACCTTTACACCTTCACCGACAAGTTCTCGGGGAAACTCCGACCTTTCTTCTACCTGGGCTCCCTTATGGGGGGCAAAAATGCGGAGCCCTTGGTGATCTCCTGGATGAGGGACACGCAGGGGACCAGCTGCGTTGTCCTGTGA